The following coding sequences lie in one Stenotrophomonas rhizophila genomic window:
- a CDS encoding PilN domain-containing protein, with amino-acid sequence MARINLLPWRAERRKQRQRDFYGMLGFAAIGGLLLSLMIWFYYDRQVSGQGERNAFLQTEIDKVKEQNKEIDRLDRQKERLLARKKVIEELQAKRSQMVHLFDALVRTIPDGVVLTALKQEGDILTLQGRTQSNARVSAYMRNLESSGWMSKPELSVIEAKKPEAGKDGPGPVTDISALPYMFEVKVTLPAQSEPVGGVGPDGSVVVPADAAAIPADPAAAPAPAVAPLSPAATPASTPPAAAPAPAAEPSKPSGSRIAPPAAPAQPTASSTPQKGGA; translated from the coding sequence ATGGCAAGAATCAATCTATTGCCGTGGCGCGCCGAGCGGCGCAAGCAACGCCAGCGCGACTTCTACGGCATGCTCGGCTTTGCGGCCATCGGCGGCCTGCTGCTGTCGTTGATGATCTGGTTCTACTACGACCGTCAGGTCAGCGGGCAGGGCGAACGCAATGCCTTCCTGCAGACCGAGATCGACAAGGTCAAGGAACAGAACAAGGAAATCGACCGCCTGGATCGCCAGAAGGAACGCCTGCTGGCGCGCAAGAAGGTGATCGAGGAACTGCAGGCCAAGCGTTCGCAGATGGTCCACCTGTTCGACGCACTGGTACGTACGATTCCGGACGGCGTGGTGCTGACCGCGCTCAAGCAGGAAGGGGACATCCTCACCCTGCAGGGGCGCACCCAGTCCAACGCCCGCGTCAGTGCGTACATGCGCAACCTGGAAAGCTCGGGCTGGATGAGCAAGCCGGAACTGTCGGTGATCGAGGCCAAGAAGCCTGAGGCCGGCAAGGATGGCCCCGGTCCGGTGACCGACATCAGCGCACTGCCGTACATGTTCGAGGTGAAGGTGACCCTGCCTGCGCAGAGTGAACCGGTCGGTGGCGTAGGCCCCGATGGCAGTGTGGTGGTACCGGCCGATGCCGCTGCCATCCCGGCCGATCCGGCCGCCGCACCGGCACCGGCGGTCGCCCCGCTGTCGCCGGCCGCGACGCCTGCGTCGACCCCGCCGGCCGCTGCGCCTGCGCCGGCCGCCGAGCCGTCCAAGCCGTCGGGCAGCCGCATCGCCCCGCCCGCCGCACCCGCACAGCCGACGGCGTCCAGTACGCCGCAGAAGGGGGGCGCATGA
- a CDS encoding AAA family ATPase, which translates to MNLPPPMPDASIDTPAAAELAHDRLHDGFRALRDALAGEIVGQAALVDRLLTALLADGHLLVEGAPGLAKTTAIRALAARLEADFSRVQFTPDLLPADLTGTEIWRPQEGRFEFVPGPIFHPILLADEINRAPAKVQSALLEAMGERQVTVGRHTYALPALFLVMATQNPIEQEGTFPLPEAQLDRFLMHVRIGYPDSDAEAEILRLARERARDALGTPPPAPARMPLQDVFDARKAVLSLHMAPALERYLIEIVLASRDAARYDPALARRIAWGASPRGSIALERCARARAWLAGRDFVTPDDVRSVAPDVLRHRVLPSYEATAEGWDGDRLVAELLARVPAP; encoded by the coding sequence ATGAACCTGCCTCCCCCCATGCCAGACGCCTCGATCGATACCCCTGCTGCCGCCGAACTGGCCCACGACCGCCTGCACGACGGTTTCCGCGCCCTGCGCGATGCCCTGGCCGGCGAGATCGTCGGACAGGCGGCGCTGGTCGATCGGCTGCTGACCGCCTTGCTGGCCGACGGTCACCTGCTGGTCGAAGGTGCGCCCGGGCTGGCCAAGACCACCGCCATCCGCGCGCTGGCCGCACGCCTGGAGGCCGACTTCTCGCGCGTGCAGTTCACCCCGGACCTGTTGCCGGCCGATCTGACCGGCACCGAAATCTGGCGTCCCCAGGAAGGCCGCTTCGAATTCGTACCAGGGCCGATCTTCCACCCGATCCTGCTGGCCGATGAAATCAACCGGGCCCCGGCCAAGGTGCAGTCGGCGCTGCTGGAGGCCATGGGCGAGCGCCAGGTCACCGTGGGTCGCCACACCTACGCGCTGCCGGCGCTGTTCCTGGTGATGGCCACGCAGAACCCGATCGAGCAGGAGGGCACCTTCCCGCTGCCCGAAGCACAGCTGGACCGCTTCCTGATGCATGTGCGCATCGGCTACCCCGACTCCGACGCCGAAGCGGAGATCCTGCGCCTGGCGCGCGAGCGTGCCCGCGATGCCCTGGGCACACCGCCACCGGCCCCGGCGCGGATGCCGCTGCAGGATGTGTTTGACGCACGCAAGGCGGTGCTGTCGCTGCACATGGCGCCGGCGTTGGAACGCTACCTGATCGAAATCGTGCTGGCCTCGCGCGACGCCGCCCGTTACGACCCCGCACTGGCCCGACGCATTGCATGGGGCGCCAGCCCGCGTGGCTCCATCGCACTGGAGCGCTGCGCACGTGCGCGAGCCTGGCTTGCCGGGCGCGACTTCGTGACGCCCGATGACGTGCGCAGCGTAGCCCCGGACGTGTTGCGCCACCGCGTGCTGCCCAGCTACGAAGCCACCGCCGAAGGCTGGGATGGCGACCGTCTGGTGGCCGAACTGCTGGCCCGCGTACCGGCACCCTGA
- a CDS encoding type IV pilus secretin PilQ translates to MTFSNAMRQRPNRRPKLIHLCALGVALMVANGTLLAATPAAAAPQPAASAAPITAPASLSVSKIDFKRSEDGAGRLILQFDGKGASPDLRTQGNNVVIDVGNVRLPENLQKSINVTDFATPVQRIDPKPYGGGTQLVLNTNTAFESLAYQTGNEYVVEISPRKAAPATGAINATAVTQAASAIAQRGYSGKPVTFNFQDVPVRTVLQLIAEESNLNIVASDSVEGNVTLRLVNVPWDQALDIVLRAKGLDKRRDGGVVWVAPQPELAKFEQDKEDARIAIENREDLVTDYIQINYHNAAQIFKALTEAKGIGGGGGSGGGGSGNSAQEDSGFLSSRGRIVADERTNTLMISDIPKKLARMRELINVIDRPVDQVLIESRIVIATDTFARELGAKFGITGSRDNVFFSGNTDNNHENITDQAKVNNDYAKAVADWDAGGRTGAVPVRAPYTISPGNLNWNLPVAAASNPGSLALSILNAGYLLDVELSAMQQESRGEVISNPRVVTTNQREAIIKQGKEIGYVTITGGGAGGAATPNVQFKEVVLELKVTPTITNDNRVFLNMAVKKDEVEGYIRLAGYGEVPTINRREVNTAVLVEDGQTVVIGGVYEFTDRNSVNKVPFLGDVPFLGNLFKKRSRNKDKAELLVFVTPKVLRVAKTN, encoded by the coding sequence ATGACCTTTTCCAATGCCATGCGGCAGCGTCCCAACCGGCGCCCGAAGCTGATCCACCTGTGCGCGCTGGGAGTCGCGCTCATGGTGGCCAATGGCACGCTGTTGGCGGCCACGCCTGCCGCAGCGGCGCCGCAGCCTGCCGCCAGCGCCGCGCCGATCACCGCGCCGGCTTCGCTGTCGGTATCCAAGATCGATTTCAAGCGCAGTGAAGACGGCGCCGGGCGGTTGATCCTGCAGTTCGACGGCAAGGGCGCCAGCCCGGACCTGCGCACCCAGGGCAACAACGTGGTGATCGACGTCGGCAACGTGCGTCTGCCGGAAAACCTGCAGAAGTCGATCAACGTGACCGACTTCGCCACGCCGGTGCAGCGCATCGATCCCAAGCCTTACGGCGGCGGCACCCAGCTGGTGCTCAACACCAATACCGCGTTTGAATCGCTGGCCTACCAGACCGGCAACGAGTACGTGGTGGAGATCAGCCCGCGCAAGGCGGCCCCGGCTACCGGTGCGATCAACGCCACCGCGGTGACGCAGGCGGCCAGCGCGATCGCCCAGCGCGGCTACAGCGGCAAGCCGGTGACGTTCAACTTCCAGGACGTGCCGGTGCGCACCGTGCTGCAGTTGATCGCCGAAGAGTCCAACCTGAACATCGTGGCCTCCGACAGCGTCGAAGGCAATGTCACCCTGCGCCTGGTCAACGTGCCGTGGGACCAGGCGCTGGACATCGTGCTGCGTGCCAAGGGCCTGGACAAGCGCCGTGATGGCGGCGTGGTGTGGGTTGCCCCGCAGCCGGAACTGGCCAAGTTCGAGCAGGACAAGGAAGACGCGCGGATCGCGATCGAGAACCGCGAAGACCTGGTCACCGACTACATCCAGATCAACTACCACAATGCCGCGCAGATCTTCAAAGCGCTGACCGAAGCCAAGGGCATCGGCGGTGGTGGCGGTAGTGGTGGTGGCGGTAGCGGCAACAGCGCGCAGGAAGACAGCGGGTTCCTGTCCTCGCGTGGTCGCATCGTCGCCGACGAGCGCACCAATACGCTGATGATCAGCGACATCCCGAAGAAGCTGGCGCGCATGCGCGAGTTGATCAACGTGATCGACCGCCCGGTTGACCAGGTGCTGATCGAAAGCCGCATCGTCATCGCTACGGATACGTTTGCACGTGAGCTGGGTGCCAAGTTCGGCATCACGGGTAGTCGTGACAATGTGTTCTTCAGCGGCAATACCGACAATAATCACGAGAACATCACCGATCAGGCCAAGGTCAACAATGACTACGCCAAGGCAGTCGCCGACTGGGATGCCGGTGGCCGGACGGGGGCGGTGCCGGTTCGCGCGCCGTACACGATTTCGCCCGGCAATCTGAACTGGAACCTGCCGGTCGCTGCGGCAAGCAACCCGGGTTCGCTGGCGCTGTCGATCCTCAATGCGGGCTATCTGCTGGACGTCGAACTGTCGGCGATGCAGCAGGAATCGCGCGGCGAAGTGATCTCCAATCCGCGCGTGGTGACCACCAACCAGCGTGAAGCGATCATCAAGCAGGGTAAGGAAATCGGCTATGTCACCATCACCGGTGGTGGTGCTGGCGGCGCTGCCACGCCCAACGTGCAGTTCAAGGAAGTGGTGCTGGAGCTGAAGGTCACCCCGACCATCACCAACGACAACCGCGTGTTCCTGAACATGGCCGTCAAGAAGGATGAAGTGGAAGGCTACATCCGCCTTGCCGGCTACGGCGAAGTGCCGACCATCAACCGTCGCGAAGTCAACACCGCGGTGCTGGTGGAAGATGGTCAGACCGTGGTGATCGGTGGCGTGTACGAGTTCACCGACCGCAACAGCGTCAACAAGGTGCCGTTCCTGGGCGACGTGCCGTTCCTGGGCAACCTGTTCAAGAAGCGCAGCCGCAACAAGGACAAGGCCGAACTGCTGGTCTTCGTCACCCCGAAGGTGCTGCGCGTGGCCAAGACCAACTGA
- a CDS encoding DUF4381 family protein has protein sequence MTAASSLPLRDVHLPPSPPWWPPAPGWWLVLAALLGVVALLWWWRARRRRREQRWMRTFDDGVAQAATRVDEVAAIAALLRRAARTHQPGAELLQGQAWLEFLDEPGSRAFSDGDGRLLLDGGYRPQVEAEAATRLRVLARRRFLGLMAGRRR, from the coding sequence ATGACCGCGGCCAGCAGCCTGCCGCTGCGCGATGTGCACCTGCCGCCGTCGCCGCCGTGGTGGCCGCCGGCCCCGGGCTGGTGGCTGGTGCTGGCGGCGCTGCTGGGTGTGGTCGCGCTGCTGTGGTGGTGGCGGGCGCGTCGCCGTCGCCGCGAACAGCGCTGGATGCGCACGTTCGACGACGGCGTGGCGCAGGCGGCCACCCGGGTGGATGAAGTGGCCGCCATCGCCGCACTACTGCGCCGCGCCGCGCGCACCCATCAACCCGGTGCCGAGCTGCTGCAGGGTCAGGCCTGGCTCGAGTTCCTCGATGAGCCCGGCAGCCGCGCCTTCTCCGATGGCGATGGCCGACTGCTGCTGGACGGCGGCTACCGCCCCCAGGTGGAGGCCGAGGCCGCCACGCGGCTGCGGGTACTGGCGCGCCGGCGCTTCCTGGGGTTGATGGCGGGGCGTCGCCGATGA
- a CDS encoding penicillin-binding protein 1A: MTRFRRWLRWLLVAILVLGLIGAAVAGGLYYAISSKLPDVQTLRDIEMQEPMYVYASDGKLMAVFGESRRVPITMKEVPERLKQAFLATEDARFYEHGGVDYKGIGRAVWLLATTNDKRVPGGSTITQQVARQFFLSSEYSYTRKLAEILLARKIESELSKDEIFELYLNKSFFGNRAYGVAAAAEFYYGKKLGDLDLDEMASLAGIPKFPSSGNPISNPERARERRDFYVLQRMASLGFISQAEADAAKAVPMHASAHEPPVQVEAPYVAELVRQEMIARFGGDVVNKGYHVTTTINAELQTAANIAVRDGLRVYDHRHGWHGVEQHFEVPADADAKALAAKLVGIPAQSGLLPAIVASTAADGSATVVLANRSELVLPVAASRWVNKTPAKLLTRGDLVRVRAGEKEGEWLIDQIPRGQSALVSLDAESGALKALVGGFSFSGNKFNRATQARRQPGSSFKPFIYAAAFDKGFNPASIVLDAPVVFRDRRGKTWSPQNDGGGFRGPMRLREALVQSRNLVSVRLLDGMGVDYARKYISEFGFAEAELPPNLSMSLGTASVTPLSVARGYAVFANGGSRVDTWVIDQVTDRDGVVVFKENPAMACRDCAGTSGGAPVSQVVDGFNFGAPPAPATAAAAKPQQAAEPAKPVNPDAKVAPRAIDARTAYQLVSMMRDVVQRGTGTAAKVLGREDVGGKTGSTNDHRDAWFSGFGGPYATTVWVGRDDFRSLGYREYGGKAALPIWIDYMRAALKDTPIAQNEPPSGMVQATLNGATEWVKVEDMDKIEEYSFDTHVQQADDAAFDIF; this comes from the coding sequence ATGACACGCTTTCGCCGCTGGCTGCGCTGGTTGCTGGTCGCCATCCTGGTCCTGGGCCTGATCGGCGCCGCCGTCGCAGGTGGCCTGTACTACGCCATTTCCTCCAAGCTTCCGGACGTGCAGACCCTGCGCGACATCGAGATGCAGGAGCCCATGTACGTGTATGCCAGCGATGGCAAGCTGATGGCCGTGTTCGGCGAGTCGCGGCGCGTACCGATCACCATGAAGGAGGTCCCGGAACGTCTCAAGCAGGCCTTCCTGGCCACCGAGGACGCCCGCTTCTACGAGCATGGCGGGGTGGACTACAAGGGCATCGGCCGCGCGGTCTGGCTGCTGGCCACCACCAACGACAAGCGCGTGCCGGGTGGGTCCACCATCACCCAGCAGGTCGCCCGCCAGTTCTTCCTGAGCTCCGAATACAGCTATACGCGCAAGCTGGCCGAGATCCTGCTGGCGCGCAAGATCGAGTCCGAGCTGAGCAAGGACGAGATCTTCGAGCTGTACCTGAACAAGAGTTTCTTCGGCAACCGCGCCTACGGCGTGGCCGCTGCGGCCGAGTTCTACTACGGCAAGAAGCTGGGCGATCTGGACCTGGACGAGATGGCCTCCTTGGCCGGCATCCCCAAGTTCCCGTCCTCGGGCAACCCGATCAGCAACCCCGAGCGGGCCCGCGAGCGCCGCGACTTCTATGTGCTGCAGCGCATGGCCAGCCTGGGCTTCATCAGCCAGGCCGAGGCCGACGCCGCCAAGGCGGTGCCGATGCACGCCAGCGCGCATGAGCCGCCGGTGCAGGTGGAAGCCCCCTACGTGGCCGAGCTGGTCCGCCAGGAAATGATCGCCCGCTTCGGTGGCGACGTGGTCAACAAGGGCTACCACGTGACCACCACCATCAACGCCGAGTTGCAGACGGCGGCCAACATCGCCGTGCGCGATGGCCTGCGCGTGTACGACCACCGGCATGGCTGGCATGGCGTGGAGCAGCACTTCGAGGTGCCGGCCGATGCCGATGCCAAGGCGCTGGCGGCCAAGCTGGTCGGCATTCCGGCCCAGTCCGGGCTGCTGCCGGCGATCGTGGCGTCCACCGCCGCCGATGGCAGCGCCACCGTGGTGCTGGCCAACCGCAGCGAGCTGGTGCTGCCCGTCGCGGCCAGCCGCTGGGTCAACAAAACCCCGGCCAAGCTGCTGACGCGGGGTGACCTGGTGCGGGTGCGCGCCGGCGAGAAGGAAGGCGAGTGGCTGATCGACCAGATCCCGCGCGGCCAGTCCGCGCTGGTCTCGCTGGATGCTGAAAGTGGCGCCTTGAAGGCACTGGTGGGCGGCTTCAGCTTCTCCGGCAACAAGTTCAACCGCGCCACCCAGGCGCGCCGCCAGCCGGGTTCGAGCTTCAAGCCGTTCATCTATGCGGCCGCGTTCGACAAGGGCTTCAACCCCGCCTCGATCGTGCTGGATGCCCCGGTGGTGTTCCGCGACCGCCGCGGCAAGACCTGGTCGCCGCAGAACGACGGCGGCGGCTTCCGTGGCCCGATGCGCCTGCGTGAGGCGCTGGTGCAGTCGCGCAACCTGGTCTCGGTGCGCCTGCTGGACGGCATGGGCGTGGACTACGCACGCAAGTACATCAGCGAGTTCGGCTTTGCCGAGGCCGAGCTGCCGCCCAACCTGTCGATGTCGCTGGGTACCGCCTCGGTGACCCCGTTGTCGGTGGCGCGCGGTTACGCCGTGTTCGCCAATGGCGGTTCGCGGGTGGATACCTGGGTGATCGACCAGGTGACCGACCGTGACGGCGTGGTGGTGTTCAAGGAAAACCCGGCGATGGCCTGCCGCGATTGCGCCGGCACCAGCGGCGGCGCGCCGGTCAGCCAGGTGGTGGACGGCTTCAACTTTGGCGCACCGCCTGCCCCGGCCACCGCCGCGGCGGCCAAGCCGCAGCAGGCGGCTGAACCGGCCAAGCCGGTCAACCCGGACGCCAAGGTCGCCCCGCGCGCCATCGACGCACGCACCGCCTACCAGCTGGTGTCGATGATGCGCGACGTGGTTCAGCGCGGCACCGGCACTGCGGCCAAGGTCCTCGGCCGCGAGGACGTGGGCGGCAAGACCGGCTCCACCAACGACCACCGCGACGCCTGGTTCTCCGGTTTCGGCGGTCCTTACGCCACGACGGTCTGGGTGGGTCGCGATGACTTCCGCTCGCTCGGCTACCGCGAGTACGGCGGCAAGGCTGCACTGCCGATCTGGATCGACTACATGCGCGCCGCGCTGAAGGACACCCCGATCGCGCAGAACGAGCCGCCGTCCGGGATGGTCCAGGCCACGCTCAACGGCGCCACCGAGTGGGTCAAGGTGGAGGACATGGACAAGATCGAGGAGTACAGCTTCGATACCCATGTGCAGCAGGCCGACGACGCCGCGTTCGATATCTTCTGA
- a CDS encoding pilus assembly protein PilM, which translates to MGLIPKSQSPLIGVDISSTAVKLLQLSRSGNRFRVEHYAVEPLPPNAVVEKNIVEVEAVGEAIRRAVNRSGTKARHAAAAVAGSAVITKLIPMPADLDENDMEAQVELEAVNYIPYPIEEVNLDFEVLGAIPNNPEMVQVLLAASRSENVELRQSALELGGLTARVMDVEAFAVENAFALVASELPIASDGVVALVDIGATMTTLNVLRGGRSLYSREQVFGGKQLTDEVMRRYGLTYEEAGLAKRQGGLPESYEMEVLEPFKEATVQQISRLLQFFYAGSEFNRVDHIVLAGGCAALAGLPEMVEEQLGVATVVANPLAQMTLGPKVQAHALAQDAPALMIATGLALRSFD; encoded by the coding sequence GTGGGGCTTATCCCAAAAAGCCAGTCGCCGCTTATTGGCGTCGACATCAGCTCGACTGCAGTAAAGCTCTTGCAGCTTTCCCGCAGTGGCAATCGTTTCCGCGTGGAACATTACGCTGTGGAACCACTTCCGCCGAATGCGGTCGTGGAAAAGAACATCGTGGAAGTGGAGGCCGTGGGTGAGGCTATCCGCCGCGCCGTGAACCGTTCCGGTACGAAGGCCCGGCACGCTGCCGCAGCCGTCGCCGGCTCGGCGGTGATCACCAAGCTGATCCCGATGCCGGCCGACCTGGACGAGAACGACATGGAAGCCCAGGTCGAGCTCGAAGCGGTCAACTACATCCCGTACCCGATCGAGGAAGTGAACCTCGATTTCGAGGTGCTGGGCGCCATTCCCAACAACCCGGAGATGGTCCAGGTGCTGTTGGCGGCGTCGCGGTCGGAGAACGTGGAGCTGCGCCAGTCGGCGCTGGAGCTCGGCGGGCTGACCGCCCGGGTCATGGACGTGGAGGCCTTCGCGGTCGAGAACGCCTTTGCCCTGGTCGCCAGCGAACTGCCCATCGCCAGTGATGGCGTGGTCGCCCTGGTGGACATCGGTGCCACCATGACCACCCTGAACGTCCTGCGTGGCGGGCGTAGCCTGTACAGCCGCGAACAGGTGTTCGGCGGCAAGCAGCTCACCGACGAAGTGATGCGCCGTTACGGCCTCACCTACGAGGAAGCCGGCCTGGCCAAGCGCCAGGGCGGGCTGCCGGAAAGCTACGAGATGGAAGTGCTGGAGCCGTTCAAGGAAGCCACGGTCCAGCAGATCAGCCGCCTGCTGCAGTTCTTCTATGCCGGTAGCGAATTCAACCGTGTGGACCACATCGTGCTGGCCGGCGGTTGCGCGGCGCTGGCCGGGTTGCCGGAGATGGTGGAAGAACAGCTGGGCGTGGCTACCGTGGTGGCCAACCCGCTGGCACAGATGACCCTGGGTCCCAAGGTCCAGGCGCATGCCCTGGCCCAGGATGCCCCGGCGCTGATGATTGCCACCGGTCTGGCGCTGAGGAGCTTTGACTGA
- a CDS encoding DUF58 domain-containing protein produces MDANVDSAAGATNGDGLRPSLAELVALRRNAHRLAPARRGRLGHAGSAPAPMRGRGMEYAESREYVAGDDARHIDWRVTARTGRAHTKLFQAERERLTLLVADTDPVLYFGTRVRFKSVQAARVGAIAAWLAQRQGDRLGALRGSAVEAPVPPAGGTRGVLRVLDALTRWYAQPPSDDAGLDRALEHAARLLRPGARVVVLADPGQASAISVARWTALAMHHEVVVMLLVDPLELAPPSAPLAFLSQGRRVMLDLDRAAVREHWRERFVAPLETLQKQLSSRRIQVHVVATDDASDCWLTPMPSAVVA; encoded by the coding sequence ATGGACGCCAACGTGGACAGCGCTGCAGGCGCGACCAACGGCGACGGCCTGCGCCCCAGCCTGGCCGAACTGGTCGCCTTGCGACGCAATGCGCACCGGTTGGCGCCGGCCCGGCGGGGCCGGCTTGGCCATGCCGGCAGCGCGCCCGCACCGATGCGCGGCCGCGGCATGGAATACGCCGAGTCGCGCGAGTACGTGGCCGGTGACGACGCCCGCCACATCGACTGGCGCGTCACCGCCCGCACCGGCCGTGCGCATACCAAGCTGTTCCAGGCCGAGCGTGAGCGTCTGACCCTGCTGGTCGCCGATACCGACCCGGTGCTGTATTTCGGCACCCGGGTGCGCTTCAAATCGGTGCAGGCCGCGCGCGTCGGCGCGATTGCCGCCTGGTTGGCGCAGCGCCAGGGCGATCGCCTCGGTGCACTGCGCGGCAGTGCGGTCGAAGCGCCGGTGCCGCCGGCCGGTGGCACCCGGGGCGTCCTGCGCGTGCTGGATGCCTTGACCCGCTGGTACGCACAACCGCCTTCCGACGATGCCGGCCTGGACCGTGCACTGGAACATGCCGCCCGCCTGCTGCGGCCGGGCGCGCGCGTGGTGGTGCTGGCCGACCCCGGCCAGGCTTCCGCCATCAGCGTTGCACGCTGGACCGCCCTGGCGATGCACCACGAAGTGGTGGTGATGCTGCTGGTGGACCCGCTGGAACTGGCCCCGCCATCGGCACCGCTCGCGTTCCTGTCGCAGGGCCGACGCGTGATGCTCGACCTGGACCGGGCCGCTGTCCGTGAGCACTGGCGCGAGCGCTTCGTGGCACCGTTGGAAACGCTGCAGAAGCAGCTGTCGTCGCGCCGCATCCAGGTGCACGTGGTGGCCACCGATGACGCCAGCGACTGCTGGTTGACCCCGATGCCCTCGGCGGTGGTGGCATGA
- a CDS encoding type 4a pilus biogenesis protein PilO: MSQKMNLKELDFNNIGNWPQQAKVVFCVLLSLLIVFLAWFALISGKREELASLESTETSLRAEFEKEQGRAVNLAPLKQQLAQMEQVLQQMLRQLPSKTEMPDLIIDISQTALSSGLVNELFQPGAEQPKEFYAEKPIALRMVGSYHQFGAFVSGVASLPRVVILTMHDINLKPKDPKTGITARSGALELSGTVKTYRYLDELEMEAQEKAAAANDKTAKSGGKQ; the protein is encoded by the coding sequence ATGAGCCAGAAAATGAACCTCAAAGAGCTGGACTTCAACAACATCGGCAACTGGCCGCAGCAGGCCAAAGTCGTGTTCTGCGTGCTGCTGTCGCTGCTGATCGTGTTCCTGGCGTGGTTTGCCCTGATCAGCGGCAAGCGTGAAGAGCTGGCGTCGCTGGAAAGCACCGAGACCAGCCTGCGTGCCGAGTTCGAGAAGGAACAGGGCCGCGCGGTGAACCTGGCGCCGCTCAAGCAACAGCTGGCCCAGATGGAGCAGGTGCTGCAGCAGATGCTGCGCCAGCTGCCCAGCAAGACCGAAATGCCGGACCTGATCATCGACATCTCGCAGACCGCGCTGTCCAGCGGCCTGGTCAATGAGCTGTTCCAGCCTGGTGCCGAGCAGCCCAAGGAGTTCTACGCCGAAAAGCCGATCGCCCTGCGCATGGTGGGCAGCTACCACCAGTTCGGTGCCTTCGTCAGCGGCGTGGCTTCGCTGCCGCGCGTGGTCATCCTGACCATGCATGACATCAATCTGAAGCCCAAGGACCCCAAGACCGGCATCACCGCGCGCAGCGGTGCGCTGGAGCTGTCCGGTACGGTCAAGACCTACCGCTACCTGGACGAGCTGGAAATGGAAGCGCAGGAAAAAGCCGCCGCCGCCAATGACAAGACCGCCAAGTCCGGAGGCAAGCAATGA
- a CDS encoding pilus assembly protein PilP, with amino-acid sequence MSLGMTARVCGLLVLALLAGCARGVSSTPGDAPNLAKWVEDVRARPAPPLEPLPVMQQFETFEYSAQGMRDPFTDAWTNPQGGSGLRPDPNRRKEPLEAFPLDALDMVGSIGKGGGLVALVMAPDKVTYRVRPGVYLGQSDGRVTGVFEDRIELIELVPDGAGGWLERPASLALEDQ; translated from the coding sequence ATGAGCCTGGGGATGACCGCACGGGTGTGTGGGCTGCTGGTGCTGGCGTTGCTGGCCGGTTGCGCGCGCGGGGTGAGCAGTACCCCGGGCGATGCGCCGAACCTGGCCAAGTGGGTGGAGGACGTGCGTGCGCGCCCGGCGCCGCCGCTTGAGCCACTGCCGGTGATGCAGCAGTTCGAGACGTTTGAATACTCCGCGCAGGGGATGCGCGATCCGTTCACCGATGCCTGGACCAATCCACAGGGCGGCTCGGGGCTGCGTCCCGATCCGAACCGTCGCAAGGAGCCGCTGGAAGCCTTCCCGCTGGATGCCTTGGACATGGTCGGTTCGATCGGCAAGGGCGGCGGGCTGGTCGCGCTGGTGATGGCGCCGGACAAGGTCACCTATCGGGTGCGTCCGGGCGTCTACCTGGGGCAGAGCGACGGCCGGGTGACCGGGGTCTTCGAAGACCGGATCGAACTGATTGAACTGGTGCCGGATGGCGCGGGCGGCTGGCTGGAACGGCCTGCATCGCTTGCGCTTGAAGATCAATGA